Within Pseudomonas tructae, the genomic segment GCCTGATTTTCCTGCTGCTGGGCCTGCAACTGCCCGACATCATCAAGGCGGTGACCAGTCACGAAGCTTCGCTGTGGCCGACTTTGCTGTGGCGTTGCCTGGATGTGGTAGCGATCTTCGCGGTGCTGCTGGCGTTGCGCTTTATCTGGGTGCAGAGCATCTGGCGCTTGATTGGCGTGATCCGTCGCTGGCGCGGCAAGGAGAATCTGGTACCGGTGGCTAACGCCCGTTCCTGCTGGTTGTTGACCGTCGGTGGCGTGCGCGGGGCGGTGACCCTGGCGGGTGTCATGTCGGTGCCGCTGTTGATCAGTGCCGGCAAGGATTTCCCTGAGCGCGACTTGCTGATTTTCATCGCTGCCGGGGTGATTCTGCTGTCGCTGGTGTCAGCGTGCGTTGCCTTGCCTCTGCTGTTGCGTGGTGTCAGCAAGAGCCCTGACGACGCCCTGCGCCAGGAGGCTCAGGATACTTGGCGCCGCACCGCCGAGGCGGCGATTCACGCCCTGGAAGCTGAAGATCTGACTGAGGCCGGTACGGCGCTGGATGCTTCTCAGGCGGCGCTGGCGGCCGAGCTCAAGGCGCGGTTGATGGCTGAGTACCGGCATCAGCTCGATACTTTCAACGACAGCGCCGAAGCCCAGGCCCTGGCCGCGCAGATGGATCAACTGGAGCGACGCTTGCGCCTGCGTGCGCTACGGGCCCAGCGTCTGGAACTGTACAACCTGCATCGCCAGCACCAGATCGGTGATGACGTGGTGCGCCAGGTGCTGGGCGAGCTGGATATGAGCGAGGCGAATCTGGGGGCGGTGAAGTAGGTCTGGGGCTACCTCCAAGTGAAAGCACATGCTCTTACTTGGAGGTAGAGTGCTATTGGTAGTGGGCTACTGCCCTTATTGAACTGAGTCAGTTTTGCAACGCTTCCAACGTTAGAGGTCTTTTTTGTAGTCCTCAAGAAACTCCTCGAAACTGATCTCATCATCATTGTTGGGGTTTGCCTCTTTAAGCAGCTGTTCTATTTCGTGTTTCTCAAAATAGCGTTCTGCTATATTAACAAATTCAGCCACTTTCACTTTACCGTCGCAATTGGAGTCGAGGCTGTCGAATGCCTTTTTTGCCCGATCCAACTGGTCATCTGTCAACTCGGTCATGGTCATTGTCCCGTTCAGCAAAATGGATTTGCGACGTAGAAACCAAATCGCCAAGCTAAACTGACAGCTGGAGCGAAGCGCGGCAACTGGTAGAAATGACAGTTGCACTGAGCAGAAACTTCGGATCCTTCCCTTGTTTAGCCTTTCACAAACGCGCGAATCCGCTCGGCCGCCTCGACGCATTCGGCCAATGGCGCCACCAGCGCCATGCGTACCCGCCCGGCGCCCGGATTGACGCCGTCCACCTCGCGGGACAGGTACGAACCTGGCACCACGGTCACATGCTGGGCTTGGAACAGATCGCGGGTGAACACGGCGTCATCGCCTGGCACCTTGGCCCACAGGTAGAAGCCGCCGTCCGGGCGCTGCACATCGAGCACTGGGGCGAGGATTTCCAGCACCGCATCGAACTTCTCGCGGTACAGGTCGCGGTTGGCCAGCACGTGTTCTTCATCGTTCCAGGCAGCAATGCTCGCCAGCTGGGTTTGTACCGGCATGGCGCAGCCGTGGTAGGTGCGGTAGAGCAGGAACGGCTTGATGATCTCGGCGTCACCCGCCACGAAGCCCGAGCGCAGGCCTGGCAGGTTGGAACGCTTGGACAGGCTGTGGAACACCACGCAACGCTTGAAATCGCTGCGGCCCAGCTCCACGCAGGCGCTGAGCAGGCCGGGTGGCGGGCTTTGCTCGTCGAAGTACAGCTCGCTGTAGCACTCGTCGGCAGCGATCACGAAGTCGTACTGGTCCGCCAGGGCGATCAGCTTTTTCAGGGTATCCATTGGCACCAGGGCGCCGGTGGGGTTGCCTGGGGAGCAGAGGAACAGGATCTGACAGCGCTGCCAGATTTCGGCCGACACCGCGTCGAAGTCCGGGTTGAAGCCGTTGCTGTCCAGGCACGGCAGGTAGTGCGGGGTCGCACCGGCCAGCAGCGCTGCGCCTTCGTAGATCTGGTAGAACGGGTTGGGGCTGATCACCAGGCCATCATCGCCACGGTTGACCACCGCCTGGGTGAAGGCGAACAGCGCTTCGCGGGTGCCGTTGACCGGCAGCACGTGCTTGTCGGCATCCAGCCACCCGGCCGGTACACCAAAGCGCTGTTCGCACCAGCGGGTGATGGCCTGGCGCAGGGCTGGCAGGCCGACGGTGCTCGGGTACACCGCCATTTGCTGGAGGCTGTCAGCCAGGGCCTGGGCGACGAACGCCGGCGACTCATGCTTGGGCTCACCGATCGACAAGGCAATGGCGCGTTTGTCCGCCGCAGGCGTGACGCTACCGAGCAGCGCGCGGAGTTTCTCGAACGGGTAGGGCTGAAGCTGATTCAAAGCGTTGTTCATCGGCGCAAGGTCTCGTCAAACGGTCATAGGGTCAGGCGGGTCAAGGGTACCCCGGTCGCCTGGTCGACGCGCAGTTGCTCGACGATCGCATCCTGCAGGCGGCTGCACAGTTGCGGGTCGGACAGGGGCTGGTTGTCGGCGTCGGTAATGAAGAACACGTCTTCGACCCGCTCGCCCAGGGTGGCAATCTTGGCATTTTGCAGCGACAGGTCGAACTCCAGGAAAATCTTGCCGATCCGCGCCAGTAGGCCAGGGCGGTCGGGAGCGCTGAGTTCGAGAATGGTCACCGGGCGCTGGGCATCGTTATGGATGGTTACCTGCGGGGCGAAGGTGAAGTGCTTGAGCTGGCGCGGCACCCGGCG encodes:
- a CDS encoding EF-hand domain-containing protein produces the protein MTELTDDQLDRAKKAFDSLDSNCDGKVKVAEFVNIAERYFEKHEIEQLLKEANPNNDDEISFEEFLEDYKKDL
- the dapC gene encoding succinyldiaminopimelate transaminase; the protein is MNNALNQLQPYPFEKLRALLGSVTPAADKRAIALSIGEPKHESPAFVAQALADSLQQMAVYPSTVGLPALRQAITRWCEQRFGVPAGWLDADKHVLPVNGTREALFAFTQAVVNRGDDGLVISPNPFYQIYEGAALLAGATPHYLPCLDSNGFNPDFDAVSAEIWQRCQILFLCSPGNPTGALVPMDTLKKLIALADQYDFVIAADECYSELYFDEQSPPPGLLSACVELGRSDFKRCVVFHSLSKRSNLPGLRSGFVAGDAEIIKPFLLYRTYHGCAMPVQTQLASIAAWNDEEHVLANRDLYREKFDAVLEILAPVLDVQRPDGGFYLWAKVPGDDAVFTRDLFQAQHVTVVPGSYLSREVDGVNPGAGRVRMALVAPLAECVEAAERIRAFVKG